The following is a genomic window from Mytilus galloprovincialis unplaced genomic scaffold, xbMytGall1.hap1.1 HAP1_SCAFFOLD_345, whole genome shotgun sequence.
agaaacacacctGTGATAATAAAAACACATACACCTTTGAAAAAATGCTTGGGGTGACAACCAGGCAACCCCGAAAATGACCGTCAGAAAGCTCTTGggctcgatttaatgtgcataaggcaacagtttagagactaacaaacaAATATCGACAAACTACAATTGCACAGAATAAGTCGATATCTCATAGACCAACACAACTATCGTCCGGGGAAGAGCGCTaccttcgctttacgtcaacacgtgaCAAGTGTTTTTTTGTCCGACCACAAAAGTAGTGCATGACAAAAGACAGCTGCTGGTGTGCCTGCCAATCCTTCATTGGTTCACTAAGGGCATTGCTGataaattaattttgaataaCACTGCACTCATTTCCGCATTTTGACCTTCCACGTgctccatacaaagaaaatcctgatgaatgtgagtgataaacattcatgttgcttctgacatgtcataattccattttgttattattaacattatatgttgttatgattttgtaaagaaataaaatttcacatttttgttgctaaacttttttggcttaGTATAAATAGCCTTAAATTAGTTACCAAGACAGATAGGTAGGAGTGTTGCAGTAATGTTATTGTTTGTTCCGCTTCCGTCTGAATGTTTAATAATGGCGTCCGAAATTTTTCTAAATTGCTCTTCCATGTTGTCGTTAGTTTTAAATAACTCGGCCTCGATATCGAATTCTAAGTAGACTGATTCTCCCGTAGTTGTTGGTGCATTCCATTGTTTGAAATCTGAAAGGTACAAGTAAGAAAAACATATTACCTCTAGCAgtaaattttatattgttgaaaCCGTTAAAATACTGATTTCTGTTCAAATATGGAAAGGTTTAACAATGTTAAagataacatttgattttttaaaattttattttgtcctGTGTCCTTAATGTTTCTAATTTGAAACTGACATCAATCATATAGACGAAACCTCTCGGCTTTGACATGTTTAAAATCTAAATGCCTATTGTTACTATAAAACTATAATGGAtagaaaaaaactgaaaaaaagaaaaaatgttccACAAGACAACAGATTTGTGCATCATAGACACCAAATTTTTAGTTAGTGAGAGGACACCATACATTTAGCAGAAAGTGAAGTTAACTTAGAAAGGATAATGCTACATGTGCTAGTTTTATTTCATTCTCCCTAAGGAGCTTTTGTATGAAGCCGAATGATTAAAGGAACAAATCGACAAGAACATGAAGAAGTAGAACTGCAGCATAATTATTAAACTATGGGAATGCTTGTTTTTTGTCCAACAAACGTTAAAAAGTAATTTGTAAATCATGACATCGAGCATCAGGAGAACGTCAGTTTCAGAATAAAATTGTTCGAATTAAAGTGGTCCTtacaaattacaatttatcaATTCCTCAAAATGTACAGACCTACGATAATTCAGGATTTCTTCTTGGGTAAATGCAATGTGGGTATTTAATTGAGTTTTAAAGTGAGTTGTCAATATCTAATTCaattatcaagcagtttatgtaatgtgaTTAACATACCCACAAAACGATGTTTTGGAGTTCGTCCGTGGGGACAACATCATCTCTGTCATGGAGGTTAGAAATGTCTAGCAGCATTGGGGTATTTCAAGATCGATGTAGCATGTGTTTTcataacatattcattttttaactcatctggcccgaagggccaagtgagcttttcccattaCTTTGCGTccatcgtctgtcgtccgtcgtcgttaacttttacaaaaattttctcctctgaaactacatgtccaaattaaaccaaacttgaccacaatcatcattgaagtatctagtttaaaaaatatgtccgatgaATCGGCCaattaaccaagatggccgccatggctaaaaatagaacataggggtaaaatgcagtttttgggttatatctcaaaaaccaaagcatttagagcaaatctgacatgaggtaaataacggcaacagtagtataccgctgtttaaactcacaaatccatggacaaaaacaaaatcggggtaacaaactaaaactaagggaaacgcattaaatataagaggagaacaacgacacaacactacaatgtaacacacacagaaacggaccaagcatcagacaaaatcccacgagaataacaaatgtaacatcaaaaccaaatacatgaatttgggatagacaagtaccgtgacacgtcttatcgcaatgtgaatttacactaaaaaataagaggaaacaaatgacGCAAcgttaaatgtaacacacagaaacgaactataatataacaatggccatattcttgacttggtacaggacatttttaaagaaaaaaaatggcgggttgaaccggaacctggttttgtggcatgccaaacctccccttttatagccatgtgaaatataacattaaaatgacaactcaacaccacgggactacaatataaataaattggagaatacaattgacaaagaaacacacgaataacaGCCAATAAAgggcaacaagttgaaaattttaatacaccagaagtgcattttatccacacaagatctagatacaaaagtttgaaagccaaaacaagcacaaagttgaacagcatcgaggaccaaaagataaaaaaagttgtgacaaaaacggtcagggttttctgttagttaccagaacatccttattatttagaataatttatactttagcAAACAGtagatttataaaattaataaacaaaagctgTAGATGATAGAACTGAactattaactaattacaggaaacaaatgaaatacattacataaccagacatttgcaacacaaaatgtagacacatccgaataaatTTAAACCTCAACGctaagtgacgtcatatttgaaattgtaaaaaatgacaaaaaaatgatgacgtcatttgaatttgtaaaacagaccatcaaaaaaataaaaaatgacgtcatttaaATGAATAAGATAGAGAAAaatgattatcaggtcaagatctttctgccctgaaattttcagatgattcggacaatccgttgttagtttgctgcccctgaattggtaattgtaaggaaattttactgtttttggttattatcttaaatattattatagatagagataaactgtaaacagcaataatgttcagcaaagtaagatttacaaataagtcaacatgtccgaaatggtcagttgaccccttaaggagttattgccctttatagtgaatgtttaaccatttttcgtaaaaaatgacaaaaaaatgatgacgtcatttgaatttgtaaaacagacaatcaaaaaaatgaaaaatgacgtcatttgaataaataagatagaaaaaaatgattatcaggtcaagatctttctgccctgaaattttcagatgattcggacaatccgttgttagtttgctgcccctgaattggtaattgtaaggaaattttactgtttttggttattatcttgaatattattatagatagagataaactgtaaacagcaataatgttcagcaaagtaagatttacaaataagtcaacatgtccgaaatggtcagttgaccccttaaggagttattgccctttatagtgaatgtttaaccatttttcgtaaatcttagttatctttaacgaaatcttctcctctgaaactactgggccaaataaaaccaaacttggctacaatcaccATTCAGGTATTTAGCtataaaatgtgtccggtgatccggccaaccaaccaagatggccgccatagctaaaaatagaacataggggtaaatgcagtttttgggttatatctccaaaaccaaagcatttagagcaaatctgacatggggtaaaattgttaatcagattaagatatatctgcccttcaattttcagatgattcggacaacccgttgttaggtcgCTGTCCCTGAAATGGTaagtttaagaaaattttgctgtttttgattattttcttgaatattactatagatagagattaactgtaaacctaaatgacccctaaggagttattgccctttatagtcaatttttatcaattttcataaaatttgtaaatttttactaactttTTCAACTGACACTGTAACTACTTGGctaagtttattatagatagagataattgtaagcagcaagaatgttcagtaaagtgagatctacaaacacataaCCCTCACCAAAACCCATTTtcgtcatgaatccatctgtgtcctttgttttaatattcacataggccaaggtgagcgacacaggctctttagagcctctagttttatttaaacattatgatTTTTTATCAACGACCTGAAGGTTGCACTTTGTTTCACAAAACACGCCCTTTTTGGgggatatataatattcatagatattttgtttaggTTACGTTCCTAGATAATATATCTGTTTTATCTCATAGTAACATAACTTGGGAATATTACCAGTATAAATTCACATGAATAGCGACGAAATTGAAGTCTGAGGGAGACCAAAAGTGAAGGTACTGAAGTtaagtataagtttaaactcttcGAATTTCGaggtatatatattttgaaaataaaccaTTAATTACACACCTTGTACAGGTATCAATACCAAATCAATACTTTCAGTATCGAAGGTCGTAATACGTTCTAAAATCCTTCTAAAAAATAAAGCCAGGGTAGATTGTAATAGTTCGTCTGTTTCCAGCAATATTACTAATATCTCTACATGTAGAACTATACTCCCTTTGGTGGCAACAATGAATTCAATTCCACTCAAGTCTTTGTTTATCTCGTCTTTGAGGGAGTTCAGAATATCAATAGTTGCCTCGACATTCTCCTCGTTCTGGAAGATGATCTGTACACGGACTTTACGTCTTCCTTCTAAATATTATAAAGTTGTTCATTATATCCCCTTGATCATATGAAATACCACAAAACGATGTCCTCaaccatttttatgttgatatGAATATATCATTATATAATCACAACATTTTACACATGAAGAAAGGCAAATGTGTTGTACTACTACAAGTCTTTTATTTTAGTATGTTTATCACTAAAAAATTCATTGGTTAGTTGATATGTATTTGTTGGACAATTACTAAAATTTTTCCCATCATGAAAGAAAGGCACCAATtacttttctttgtttgtttttttaagaaagaGGTGCaatgcatatacatttgtaaatcaaacatttttggtGTTCAAACAACAGCCATGATATTGCTTTTTTAGCAACAACTTAATATGCTGTAACAGATTTATCAAGAAACTAAGTGCAACGAATAGTCGTTAAatgctttttaaatttgaaaccGGAATCTGAAATTATCCCTTTTTTTCCTTTTACAGCAATGTGCTACCTGCTTATtcataaatttaaacataaactGCTCTTTCCTTTGAAAATTCAACACCCTCTGAGTAACAAACAGATATATggtcatttacttttttttaccaaaccACAGTAAAAACCTAACCAAAGCgtggcgtccgtttggctgtgtggAACTCAGCAGTGTGCACCCATGTTCGTTCATAATGGGAACTGTATAGCAAATGCATTGTCTAGAGAGTGCCATGATACGTTCACAACACTTGCAAGAATAATTGTACTGGTCCGTAGGTGAGCTGTTGCAAGGCACACAATCCCGTCCCTACCCAATACCCCTCGTTTTCCAGTGGCAGGTCAAATATCCATGATCTTCACCCCGGACGTCCTCTTTTACAGGACTTGCATATTGTACGTATTGTtgatttgttctcgtcctgaaatGTTTGCCACTTGACGTAAAGCAACAATCAACAAATCAATTATATTTTGGAAAGTGTAACTAACTATGTATTGATTCTATAGTATTTTCGTGTTTAAAAAAACCTTACCAAATATGCTATATACTAATTACCTTCTGATTTTTCGTTCTTTAAAAAAGTTCTCAAGTCCCTCAAACTATTCTCAAAACTGTCTCCCCAGAAAAATTTTAGTTGCCTTTCTTCAAATTGTACtgtaaaattaaaagatattacaaattaatatcaaaacttaaataatgcacattataaaaataaaatgaaaagtatAGTATGGTGTGTTGCAGGGCTTATAATGCCCAAACTTATATATTAGAAAATGACGCAATCCTTCATATGTTCCAGATCAGAAATAATTTAGTCCTACAAAAACGTCAACTCAAATCGACCTATCGAtaacaattgaaaatataatgGAAGAACTATGTAGAGCAGAAAAAAAGGGATAAACTATAagcaattttaaagaaattaccGGGAGAGATAAATCTGACATAAACACAATGATGTTTATGGTTAACAATAAAGAACACCTTTATACATTGTTGACATTAAAGATAACTGATGTTAATGGATTACATTACATATTACTGATGTTCGTGGTTAACATTAAAGAACACTGATGTTGATTGTTAACAGTAAAGAACACTTATGTTCATGGTCGACATTAAAGAATACTGATGTTCATGGTTAACATTAAAGAACACTGATGTTCATGGTTAACAATACAGAACACTGATGTCCATGGTTAACATCAGAGAACACTGATGTTCATGGTTAACATTACAGCACACTGATGTTCATggttaacagaaaaaaaacccactgaTGTTCATGGTTAACAGTAAAAAAACACTGACGTTCATGGTTAATAGTGAAGAACACTGATGTTCATGGTTAGCATTACAAAACACTGATGTTCATGGTTAACAGTAAAGAATAATAATGTCATGTTAAAAAAACTTCTAAAGATGTATATGACTTTACCAATTTAAGTAgacacatatttttttcctgTAAAGATATGTCAGGTATACTAGAAACCAAACCATAAGTTAACATCGGAGATCAACCAATAACAGTACAAATAAACATATCAGGTCAATTTTTTCCTCAATTACTTACATTCTTTTTGTACAATACCATTGATAATTAGCATGCATCTCTGTTATtgtgaataaataaatgaataaatatttacttAGACACTTGATCCATATCGAAATGTGCCGTTTTTTGGATTAATGTGACAAGATGTTATATTCTATCAGTCCTTACCATGGCAATTGAAAATAAGTTTCTATTATTCATTACTAATCAATAATAACatgattaatataaaattaagaagatgtgaacgactgtcaatg
Proteins encoded in this region:
- the LOC143061505 gene encoding uncharacterized protein LOC143061505, producing MCLSYLNDFTSDQKTSLNDLKLSNSYESMDITLIYKLLRQFSLINSPTKGWGSNPDKVEIKLADDVERIRRYRNQIAHRCNTNIEKDEFDEFFDNFRHIGLRMDLNFFHKRNYEQLIIRHKTCSMDMKMKTKYKNALKQLENIRLQFEERQLKFFWGDSFENSLRDLRTFLKNEKSEEGRRKVRVQIIFQNEENVEATIDILNSLKDEINKDLSGIEFIVATKGSIVLHVEILVILLETDELLQSTLALFFRRILERITTFDTESIDLVLIPVQDFKQWNAPTTTGESVYLEFDIEAELFKTNDNMEEQFRKISDAIIKHSDGSGTNNNITATLLPICLEEEASYAQSLISEGKLDRR